In Zingiber officinale cultivar Zhangliang chromosome 9B, Zo_v1.1, whole genome shotgun sequence, the genomic window CATGCACAACCAAATTTGAGAAACCGAGCATGTCCTGTGTACCATCCGTGGAAATGTAGTTTACAGCTGCGTGAGATAACGAGGCTTATCAATAACTTCCTTTAGTATAATCTCTAATCTCTTCTTCTTGCCATTTTTCATCATCCATCAAACAATGAATCCTTTTTGGCATCTAATCAGTGTAAATCTTTTGTCAACTCCAATCTTGAAACTAATTGTTGCTCTGCTGTTAGGGAGGACATGAACCATATGACTTATAACCAGTTGATCAGGGGACATGAACCATATTAATATGACCAGTTGTTCTAGATGTACATATAGTTTCTTGTAACAAAAACATGTGAATCCGCCAAAAAAAATgcatttatgaaaataatttagGCCAAAAAAACTTACAAAATCACCACAAATCCTTGCACGAACAGTTTCCATCTCTAAAATGATGAAACCTCACATTGTCTCTCACAATTATCTGTAATCCTGTAACCTTAGCCATGAATTTGATAGTATTGTGGCAGTCTCCACATATTCTCAAGTTCTTGAACACCCGAATGACCGATTCGCTGTTCACATTTAGGATGCCGAATGCAACCGCAAGTTTCTCACTGTGACTGCACAGCAACTCCTCTTTTTCCTCTTCAGCTACATCTTGCAGAACATATTCAGTATCAGGAAGATAGCCATCAAACCTCATCTTCTCCCTGATATCTTTCAGAAAACCATATATTGCCTCTCGGTGAGGGTTCTTGTCATCACCTTTGACGAAAGTGTAAACCTTGTCCCTTACTTGAACCCAAGTGCACCCTGGTACTTTGGTGACACCTCTATCCCGCATTCTATCCCTCATTATAACCCTAACGCTGGAAGCCTCATCCCACATCTTGGCGGACACTAGTATGTTTGACAACAACACATAATTCCCAGGATTCTCAGGTTCGATTTCAAACAAATGTGCCGCAGCAATTTTTGCTAACTCCACATTCTTATACACTCTGCATGAAGCAAGTAATGCTCCCCATGCACCCACCGTAGGTTGCATGGGCATGTTTTGAATCAGTTCATATGCCTCTTCAAGATGACCAGAGCGGCCGAGGACATCTACCATGCAGGCATAGTGATCGGCATCAGGCTGAAGCCCATGATCCTTACTCATAGAATGAAAAATTGACTTTCCTTCAACAACCAACTGTGAATGACTGCAGCCAGTCAAAACAACTGTAAATGTGACTGAATTAGGCTTGACACCACATTTGAGCATTTGATGGAAAACTGACAATGCATCCTCACCGCGACCATGCATTGAATTCGTCAAGATCATTGTGTTCCATGCAACTGTGTCCTTCCTATGCATATGGTTGAAGACATGCCTGGCCTTatccaagtctccacacttggcaTACATTAGTATCAAAGCTGTTGACACCGTTAAATCCTCCACAAACCAGTGGCGGTAAATGTATCCATGGATTTCTCTACCTTTCCTTAGATTCTCGATGAATGCACAAACTGGAAGCATGCTAATCAGTGTAATATGGTTTGGCTTGAACCCTGAATGTTGCATCTCATGTAGCAATCTAATCGTTTGTTCAGGAATTCCATTCTGTGCAAACCCACTGATCATGCAATTCCATGAAGCAGAGCTGGTAGCAACTCCTTGATATCTCATCAGTTCAAAGAGCTTCATAGCCTCTTCACAGTCCCCATCAGCAAAATAAGCTGTCAACATCACGATCCATGAAACTGAATCTTTGTTAGGGACTCTATTGAAAATACTCCTAGCTTGTCTAATACTCGAGCAATTAGCATACAAATCCACCAGTCCACTTCCTACAAATACATCATCTTCAAAACCCTTCCGCAGTGCAAAACTGTgaatttctcttccaaaacccAGGGCCTTCAACTCTGAACAAACACGAAGGGCTGTAGACAGAGTGAATGAATTCGGATCAACTCCACCATGAAGCATATCACGGAAGACTCTTAAAGCTACCGTTGGCATCCTACAAGTCAAATAAGCTGAAATGAGCGAAGTCCAAGAGATCACATCCTTAATCGGCATATCATCAAACACCTTCCTCGAACCCTGATGGGATCCACATTTCCCATACATATTAATCATGGCATTACCTAAGAGAAGGTCCGAGGCGAGACCAAACTTGATAGCCTCCTCATGCAATCCTTTGGCTTCTACAGGGTCCAACGAACAGGCGCATGCCTTCGCGACTGAAAGAAGAACAAGCCGATCGGGCTTGAGGTCTTTGGTTTCTCGGAGCCGCTGGTAAAGCCTAATGGATTCTTTGGGAAGGTTGCGCCTTGTGAAGGCTGAGATCAAGATGGTCAATGAGGGCAAAGGAGGGTGGGGAATTTTATCCAACAGATCTCTGGCGCGGTCCAACTGTCCCAAGCGGATATAAGAATCGAGGAACCTGAGGCAAACATTGTGTGGGAGATTCCAAACTGGAAGTCTGCTGGTCATGTGACCTTATAGAAGATAAGGACTATGGTCGTATCCGGCCGGCGACAGTGACCGGTAGGCAGGAGGAGGTAGTCCCGTTGGCACACGTTGGACGAAGACTTGGGCAGTGGTGTTTGAAGGGAGATCGGAGAAATGCGGCGGAGGACGGAGAAGGAGGATGAGTCCGGCGAACTGGGGGGGCGAAGGGGAGTAGCAGGCGGACTGCGAGGTGGATGTATGACAGGGGCACCGGCGGAGGTGGAGCAAGAAGTTCAAAGGCGGCGGAAGAGAGCAGTGGCTTTTAAGATTATATGTATAATTTCATTTAAGCCCCTCTGAAATATTTCTATTTGCAAAATATAGTTCTATTTGCAAAATATTTCATTTAAGCCCCTCTGAAATATTTCTATTTGCAAAATATAGTTTAGTTTTGACTGCAATAAATAAAATCTCGTGGTCGCAATACTCCGTCAAATCGAAGCCCAATAGAATTGGTGGTAGTCTCCGTCGCCAACCTTCCAACTTCATCCGATATGGGCATCCGACTCCGCCGCCGGCGGTGGATCCTCCTAGCCCTCGCCTCCGCCGTCTCCGCCTACGGCGCCTACAGGATCTACCATCTCCCC contains:
- the LOC122023773 gene encoding pentatricopeptide repeat-containing protein At2g29760, chloroplastic-like codes for the protein MTSRLPVWNLPHNVCLRFLDSYIRLGQLDRARDLLDKIPHPPLPSLTILISAFTRRNLPKESIRLYQRLRETKDLKPDRLVLLSVAKACACSLDPVEAKGLHEEAIKFGLASDLLLGNAMINMYGKCGSHQGSRKVFDDMPIKDVISWTSLISAYLTCRMPTVALRVFRDMLHGGVDPNSFTLSTALRVCSELKALGFGREIHSFALRKGFEDDVFVGSGLVDLYANCSSIRQARSIFNRVPNKDSVSWIVMLTAYFADGDCEEAMKLFELMRYQGVATSSASWNCMISGFAQNGIPEQTIRLLHEMQHSGFKPNHITLISMLPVCAFIENLRKGREIHGYIYRHWFVEDLTVSTALILMYAKCGDLDKARHVFNHMHRKDTVAWNTMILTNSMHGRGEDALSVFHQMLKCGVKPNSVTFTVVLTGCSHSQLVVEGKSIFHSMSKDHGLQPDADHYACMVDVLGRSGHLEEAYELIQNMPMQPTVGAWGALLASCRVYKNVELAKIAAAHLFEIEPENPGNYVLLSNILVSAKMWDEASSVRVIMRDRMRDRGVTKVPGCTWVQVRDKVYTFVKGDDKNPHREAIYGFLKDIREKMRFDGYLPDTEYVLQDVAEEEKEELLCSHSEKLAVAFGILNVNSESVIRVFKNLRICGDCHNTIKFMAKVTGLQIIVRDNVRFHHFRDGNCSCKDLW